The bacterium genome includes a window with the following:
- a CDS encoding ParB/RepB/Spo0J family partition protein: MAEIVPFVGRNLRDIALDRIIEDPYLPRKKYSEEALLELAGSMRDGLMQAVIVSERGDGYYTLVAGSRRLRAARAGGFTVIPCVIVDVSSPCDIVVLALAENVQREELDPLEEANAYLWLFQEYGLQPSDIAKRLSKNVSHIRNRLKLLDLAPSVQHLVAEGSLAPSTAVVLANIIVGEEQVAVAQEVVRQGLAAGETTQLIRERQARYVGQAGKPREMTVQKYRLRVAGIRQSVEQAFALIESAEMTPEERGRLMQVHLELEEASRRIRDRISAGGRVSLGINIRKSSGNVPTARSHGTEWPAGHVKLLEDKSLSDEDIAEQIGRNVSAVAAMRKELRRKKTRRR, translated from the coding sequence ATGGCGGAAATCGTGCCGTTCGTCGGCAGGAACTTACGTGACATCGCGCTCGATCGGATCATCGAAGATCCGTACCTGCCGCGCAAGAAGTACTCGGAAGAGGCGCTTCTCGAGCTGGCAGGATCGATGCGCGACGGCCTCATGCAGGCCGTGATCGTGTCGGAGCGTGGTGACGGGTACTACACCCTCGTTGCAGGTTCTCGACGCCTTCGGGCTGCGAGAGCCGGCGGCTTCACCGTGATCCCGTGCGTGATCGTCGACGTCTCAAGTCCGTGCGATATCGTCGTTCTCGCGCTTGCGGAAAACGTGCAGCGTGAAGAACTCGATCCTCTCGAAGAAGCGAATGCGTACCTCTGGCTCTTCCAGGAGTACGGGTTGCAGCCGTCGGATATCGCGAAGCGGTTAAGTAAAAACGTCTCGCATATTCGGAATCGGCTCAAGCTTCTCGATCTCGCTCCGAGTGTCCAGCATCTTGTCGCGGAAGGTTCTCTTGCGCCAAGTACGGCGGTCGTTCTCGCGAACATCATCGTCGGCGAAGAGCAGGTCGCGGTCGCACAGGAAGTCGTGCGACAAGGGCTTGCTGCCGGTGAGACAACGCAGCTTATCCGTGAACGGCAGGCTCGCTATGTCGGCCAGGCAGGGAAGCCGCGCGAGATGACGGTGCAGAAGTACCGTCTGCGTGTTGCAGGCATCCGCCAAAGCGTCGAGCAGGCGTTCGCTCTCATCGAGAGTGCAGAGATGACGCCTGAAGAACGTGGACGGCTGATGCAGGTGCATCTCGAACTGGAAGAAGCCTCGCGGCGAATCCGCGATCGGATTTCTGCCGGTGGACGTGTCTCGCTCGGTATCAACATCCGCAAGAGCAGCGGCAACGTGCCGACGGCACGAAGCCACGGTACTGAGTGGCCGGCTGGTCACGTGAAGCTCCTCGAGGACAAATCCCTCAGCGATGAGGACATCGCGGAGCAGATCGGGCGGAACGTCTCGGCAGTAGCCGCGATGCGGAAGGAACTCAGGCGCAAAAAGACGCGTCGGAGGTAG
- a CDS encoding response regulator codes for MNGEMKPKVLMLDDEAFLLEMYKLAFEKRGYEVATYYKADNALDLLRSGQYEPDVILFDVTMPDSRSGYEFVEAVTKEGLAKRAIKVALTNEGREGAKERLAELGMDAYLQKAQYIPSEIVAAVDELIAKRG; via the coding sequence ATGAATGGAGAAATGAAGCCCAAAGTCCTGATGCTCGACGATGAAGCGTTCCTCCTCGAGATGTACAAACTCGCATTCGAGAAGCGCGGGTATGAAGTGGCCACCTACTACAAAGCTGACAACGCGCTCGACTTGCTGCGCAGCGGCCAGTACGAACCAGATGTGATTCTTTTCGACGTCACCATGCCGGATAGTCGCAGTGGCTACGAATTCGTCGAAGCCGTCACCAAAGAGGGCCTGGCCAAGCGAGCGATCAAAGTCGCGCTCACCAACGAAGGCCGCGAAGGTGCGAAAGAACGTCTCGCCGAGTTGGGTATGGATGCGTATCTGCAGAAAGCGCAGTACATCCCCTCGGAGATCGTCGCGGCGGTCGACGAACTCATCGCCAAGCGCGGATAG
- a CDS encoding peptidylprolyl isomerase has product MDQFAAARGAQTGAAAGTQPVTSTSTTSTNIQKAMQATLHTNQGDITIEFLGTDAPNTVANFTKLAQEGFYNGTKFHRVIKGFMIQGGDPLSKDEAMQARWGTGGPGYQFADEIHANNKNEIGTISMANAGPNTNGSQFFINVAANNFLDGKHTVFGKVTAGMDVVAKIEAAQTGANDRPVQPMIIESISVK; this is encoded by the coding sequence ATGGATCAGTTCGCAGCCGCACGCGGCGCGCAGACGGGCGCAGCGGCTGGAACGCAGCCGGTTACCAGCACATCTACTACTAGTACTAATATCCAGAAAGCTATGCAGGCAACGCTTCACACGAATCAGGGCGACATTACCATCGAATTCCTCGGTACCGACGCACCGAACACGGTCGCGAACTTCACCAAGCTCGCGCAGGAAGGTTTTTATAACGGCACTAAGTTCCACCGCGTCATCAAAGGGTTCATGATCCAGGGCGGCGATCCGCTTTCAAAGGATGAGGCGATGCAGGCACGCTGGGGAACCGGCGGCCCAGGCTACCAGTTCGCGGATGAGATCCATGCCAACAACAAGAACGAAATCGGCACCATCTCGATGGCGAACGCGGGCCCGAACACCAACGGCAGCCAGTTCTTCATCAACGTGGCCGCCAACAACTTCCTCGACGGCAAACACACCGTCTTCGGCAAAGTGACGGCCGGCATGGACGTCGTCGCGAAGATCGAAGCAGCGCAGACGGGTGCCAACGACCGCCCGGTCCAGCCGATGATCATCGAAAGCATCTCGGTGAAGTAG
- a CDS encoding MgtC/SapB family protein, which yields MDMFSALIGPTEIQFLFNLAVAVTMGFIIGAERESRGKDAGISTHTFVICGAMLFTFLSMMVDPASKSRIAAQIVSGIGFLGAGLILKDGANVKNLTTAASIWFAGAIGMSLGFGYHVIAIIAGLASIAIPRIPHFHPKKRKEFKQEAAQNGEDPVQFIDADD from the coding sequence ATGGATATGTTTTCAGCGCTTATCGGCCCGACGGAGATCCAATTCCTCTTCAATCTCGCTGTGGCGGTCACAATGGGATTCATCATTGGCGCTGAACGTGAATCACGCGGTAAAGATGCTGGTATCAGCACGCACACGTTCGTCATCTGCGGGGCGATGCTCTTCACCTTCCTCTCGATGATGGTGGATCCTGCATCGAAATCCCGCATCGCGGCGCAGATCGTCTCGGGCATCGGCTTCCTCGGGGCAGGTCTCATCCTCAAAGACGGTGCCAACGTGAAGAACCTCACCACTGCCGCGAGCATCTGGTTTGCGGGAGCCATTGGCATGTCGCTCGGCTTCGGCTATCACGTGATCGCGATCATCGCAGGCCTCGCCTCCATCGCCATCCCGCGTATCCCGCATTTCCACCCGAAAAAGCGCAAGGAATTCAAACAGGAAGCCGCACAGAACGGGGAAGATCCGGTGCAATTCATCGATGCCGACGACTGA
- a CDS encoding SRPBCC domain-containing protein — translation MQKLQQSIHINAPREKVWEVMSTPATYTAWTKPFNEGGSRYEGDWNAVGSVVKFTGPDPETGKEGGMLSHVKESRKPEHIAFEHFGMIKDGVEDTTSEEVKKWTPAIEAYTLTEKDGGTEFEVSMDIAEEYAAMFAEMWQKALAELKRISEQ, via the coding sequence ATGCAAAAACTGCAACAATCCATTCACATCAACGCACCGCGCGAAAAGGTGTGGGAGGTAATGAGTACCCCGGCGACCTATACCGCATGGACGAAGCCGTTTAACGAGGGTGGCTCACGATATGAGGGAGATTGGAACGCGGTCGGTTCCGTCGTGAAATTCACCGGTCCTGATCCGGAGACCGGCAAGGAAGGCGGCATGCTCTCGCATGTGAAGGAAAGCCGCAAGCCGGAACACATCGCGTTCGAACACTTCGGCATGATCAAAGACGGTGTCGAAGATACGACGAGCGAAGAGGTAAAAAAATGGACTCCCGCAATCGAGGCATACACGCTCACCGAGAAAGACGGGGGTACCGAGTTCGAGGTATCGATGGATATCGCGGAAGAATACGCGGCGATGTTCGCGGAGATGTGGCAGAAGGCACTCGCGGAACTCAAACGCATTTCAGAGCAATAA